One genomic region from uncultured Tateyamaria sp. encodes:
- a CDS encoding helix-turn-helix transcriptional regulator, with the protein MAAPKLYAGAKLREVRTRVGLTQKDFAAKLGVSLPYLNQMENNNRPVSTTVVLSLAQEFGLDVTELSSGDGERLVSDMREALADPVFSGDLPPMADLRLAASNAPALAHAFLDLHRAYRQTHERLASLDEALGREDARARPSPWEEVRDFFHYCDNYIDAVDKAAERFASADGQHQNIRVAAVSALANGGTTVTFDDTDTLRHFDSATQTLTLSHRASQESQTFQMLLQVALLRQDKLLEATLDFARFQTDEARSIAKIGLANYFAGAALMPYTRFLQAAKDTRHDLEQLATLFGASIEQVCHRLSTLQRPGAKGVPFFFVRVDRAGTITKRHSATRLQFARFGGACPLWNVHRAFEQPGQFLRQLAETPDGVRYISLAHDVSKSGGRFGAPVRRFAIALGCEVKHAEQLVYADGMDIGRAEAFEPIGISCRICERKMCHQRSVPPLERQLSVDPDTRGVLPYIVN; encoded by the coding sequence ATGGCCGCCCCCAAACTCTATGCCGGTGCCAAGCTGCGCGAGGTACGAACCCGCGTGGGCCTTACGCAAAAGGACTTTGCCGCCAAACTGGGCGTGTCCCTGCCCTATCTCAACCAGATGGAAAACAACAACCGCCCCGTCAGCACGACGGTGGTGCTGTCGTTGGCCCAGGAATTCGGGCTGGACGTGACCGAACTCAGCTCCGGTGATGGCGAACGGCTGGTGTCGGACATGCGCGAAGCATTGGCGGACCCGGTATTTTCGGGCGATCTGCCCCCTATGGCCGACCTGCGGCTTGCCGCCTCGAACGCCCCCGCGCTGGCGCATGCGTTCCTGGACCTGCACCGGGCATACCGGCAAACCCATGAACGGCTTGCCTCTCTGGACGAGGCATTGGGACGCGAAGACGCCCGCGCCCGTCCCAGCCCATGGGAAGAAGTGCGTGATTTCTTTCACTACTGTGACAACTATATCGACGCCGTGGACAAGGCTGCAGAACGGTTTGCGAGTGCCGATGGACAGCACCAGAATATCCGCGTCGCCGCTGTCTCTGCCCTTGCCAATGGCGGTACGACGGTCACTTTCGACGACACTGACACGCTGCGCCACTTCGACAGCGCGACCCAAACGCTGACCCTGTCGCACCGCGCAAGCCAAGAAAGCCAAACCTTCCAGATGCTGTTGCAAGTGGCCCTGCTGCGCCAGGACAAGCTGTTGGAAGCGACGCTGGATTTCGCGCGGTTCCAAACGGACGAGGCCCGCTCGATTGCCAAGATCGGCCTTGCCAACTATTTCGCGGGTGCGGCGTTGATGCCCTACACACGTTTCCTGCAGGCCGCAAAGGACACGCGCCACGATCTAGAGCAGCTGGCGACCCTGTTCGGCGCCTCGATCGAACAGGTCTGTCACCGGCTGTCGACCCTGCAACGCCCCGGCGCCAAGGGCGTGCCATTCTTTTTCGTACGGGTGGATCGGGCCGGGACAATCACGAAACGCCATTCAGCAACCAGGCTCCAGTTTGCACGGTTTGGCGGCGCCTGTCCGCTTTGGAATGTGCACCGCGCGTTTGAACAGCCTGGGCAGTTCCTGCGCCAATTGGCCGAAACACCTGACGGCGTGCGATATATCAGCCTTGCACATGACGTGTCCAAATCGGGTGGGCGTTTCGGCGCACCCGTGCGGCGGTTTGCCATCGCGCTGGGATGCGAGGTCAAGCACGCAGAACAGCTGGTCTATGCGGACGGGATGGACATCGGCCGTGCCGAGGCATTCGAACCGATTGGCATCTCTTGCCGGATTTGCGAACGCAAGATGTGTCACCAGCGCTCGGTCCCGCCGCTGGAACGGCAATTGTCGGTTGATCCCGACACGCGTGGCGTCCTGCCCTACATCGTGAACTAG
- a CDS encoding acyl-CoA carboxylase subunit beta — MKDILTELETRRAGARLGGGQKRIDAQHGRGKLTARERIDLLLDEGSFEEFDMFVTHRCTDFGMEDQKPAGDGVVTGWGTINGRQVYVFSQDFTVLGGSVSATHAAKICKIMDKAVENGAPVIGINDSGGARIQEGVDSLAGYGEVFQRNILASGVVPQISLIMGPCAGGAVYSPAMTDFIFMVKDSSYMFVTGPDVVKTVTNEQVTAEELGGASTHTKKSSVADAAFDNDVEALAEVRRLVDFLPLNNREKPPVRPFFDEPDRVETSLDTLVPENPNTPYDMKELIVKLADEGDFYELQEEFAKNIITGFIRLEGRTVGVVANQPMVLAGVLDIDSARKAARFVRFCDCFDIPILTLIDVPGFLPGTSQEYGGVIKHGAKLLFAYGEATVPKVTVITRKAYGGAYVVMASKHLRADFNYAWPTAEIAVMGAKGATEIIHRADLGDADKIAQHTADYEDRFANPFVAAERGFIDEVIQPRSTRKRVSRAFASLRNKKAPMPWKKHDNIPL, encoded by the coding sequence ATGAAAGATATTCTGACCGAATTGGAAACGCGGCGCGCGGGTGCGCGTCTGGGCGGCGGGCAAAAACGGATCGACGCACAGCATGGTCGCGGCAAGCTGACCGCACGTGAACGGATTGACCTGTTGCTGGACGAAGGGTCATTCGAAGAATTCGACATGTTCGTCACGCACCGCTGCACCGACTTCGGTATGGAGGATCAGAAGCCCGCTGGCGACGGTGTGGTGACGGGCTGGGGCACGATCAACGGGCGTCAGGTCTATGTGTTCAGCCAGGATTTCACTGTTTTGGGCGGATCGGTGTCGGCCACGCATGCCGCCAAGATCTGCAAGATCATGGACAAGGCGGTTGAGAATGGTGCCCCGGTCATCGGCATTAACGATTCCGGTGGCGCGCGCATCCAGGAAGGTGTCGACAGCCTTGCGGGGTATGGCGAGGTGTTCCAGCGCAATATTCTGGCGTCCGGCGTGGTGCCGCAGATTTCCCTGATCATGGGTCCCTGCGCTGGTGGCGCGGTCTATTCGCCCGCGATGACCGACTTTATCTTCATGGTCAAAGACAGCTCATACATGTTTGTGACCGGCCCGGATGTGGTGAAAACCGTGACCAATGAACAGGTCACGGCCGAAGAACTGGGTGGCGCATCCACACATACCAAGAAATCGTCGGTGGCCGATGCAGCCTTTGACAACGATGTCGAAGCGTTGGCCGAGGTGCGTCGCCTGGTTGACTTTCTGCCGCTGAACAACCGCGAAAAGCCACCCGTGCGCCCTTTCTTTGACGAGCCGGACCGGGTGGAGACCAGCCTCGACACACTGGTGCCGGAGAACCCCAACACGCCCTACGACATGAAAGAACTGATCGTGAAGCTGGCGGATGAGGGCGATTTCTATGAATTGCAGGAAGAGTTCGCCAAGAACATCATCACTGGCTTTATCCGCCTTGAGGGGCGCACGGTCGGTGTGGTGGCGAACCAGCCCATGGTGCTGGCGGGCGTTCTGGACATCGACAGCGCCCGCAAGGCCGCCCGTTTTGTACGTTTTTGCGACTGTTTTGACATCCCGATCCTGACCCTGATCGATGTGCCCGGGTTTTTGCCCGGCACCAGCCAGGAATATGGCGGTGTGATCAAGCACGGGGCCAAGCTGCTGTTTGCCTATGGCGAAGCGACGGTACCGAAGGTGACGGTGATCACCCGCAAGGCCTATGGCGGGGCATATGTGGTGATGGCGTCGAAGCATCTGCGGGCGGATTTCAACTATGCCTGGCCCACGGCCGAAATTGCGGTGATGGGTGCCAAAGGTGCCACCGAGATCATCCATCGCGCGGACCTTGGCGACGCAGACAAGATCGCGCAGCACACGGCCGACTATGAGGACCGGTTTGCCAATCCTTTTGTCGCCGCCGAGCGCGGGTTCATCGACGAGGTGATACAGCCGCGTTCCACACGCAAACGGGTGAGCCGCGCCTTTGCGTCGTTGCGCAACAAGAAAGCGCCGATGCCGTGGAAGAAGCACGATAACATTCCGCTGTGA
- a CDS encoding cupin domain-containing protein, translated as MSLWKNQAFAVAHADSGAFEGAGLRPFFEYRQLGISGATNGAYGAHVIRAVPGMKSPGTWHSHDLDFQMVYVTQGWVVFEYEGQGEHVLRAGSCVLQPPGIVHRESRHSDDLELIEITAPAIFTTQEEDAR; from the coding sequence GTGAGCCTTTGGAAGAACCAGGCCTTTGCCGTTGCCCATGCCGATAGCGGTGCATTCGAAGGCGCGGGCCTGCGCCCGTTTTTCGAGTATCGCCAGTTGGGCATTTCCGGAGCGACGAACGGTGCCTACGGAGCACATGTCATCCGAGCCGTTCCGGGGATGAAAAGCCCGGGTACATGGCACAGTCATGATCTGGATTTCCAGATGGTCTATGTCACCCAAGGGTGGGTTGTGTTCGAATACGAGGGACAAGGCGAACACGTATTGCGTGCGGGATCCTGTGTGCTGCAACCCCCTGGGATTGTGCATCGCGAGAGTCGGCACTCTGACGACCTGGAATTGATCGAAATCACGGCCCCTGCCATCTTTACAACGCAAGAAGAAGATGCACGATGA
- the betA gene encoding choline dehydrogenase, giving the protein MEADYVIVGAGSSGCAVAYRLAEAGKSVLVIEHGGTDAGPFIQMPAALSYPMNMKRYDWGYRSEPEPHLGGRRLACPRGKVVGGSSSINGMVYVRGHAMDYDHWAESGADGWAYADVLPYFKRMEAWDGNGHGGDPAWRGADGPLHVTRGPRTNPLFAAFVEAGRQAGYEVTDDYNGQKQEGFGPMEQTVHKGRRWSAANAYLKPALKRSNCDLVRGLVERVEMADGRATGIVLAGGTTVKARVEVILAASSINSPKILMLSGIGPGAHLADHGIDVVADRPGVGANLQDHLEMYIQYASKQPITLYKYWNLFSKALIGAQWLFTGTGLGASNQFESAAFIRSRAGVPYPDIQYHFLPIAVRYDGQTAADGHGFQAHVGPMRSPSRGAVTLRSANPADDPVIRFNYMSTPQDWEDFRTSIRLTREIFGQDAFAPFVKHEIQPGAAHQSDAALDDIIREHAESAYHPCGTCRMGRTGDPMSVVDPQGRVIGVEALRVVDSSVFPRITNGNLNGPSIMTGEKMADHILGRHLPRSNDVPWIHPDWETAQR; this is encoded by the coding sequence ATGGAAGCGGATTATGTGATTGTGGGGGCTGGGTCGTCGGGCTGTGCCGTGGCCTACCGGTTGGCGGAGGCCGGCAAGTCCGTTCTGGTCATCGAGCATGGGGGGACGGATGCGGGCCCCTTCATTCAGATGCCTGCGGCGCTGTCTTATCCGATGAACATGAAACGCTATGATTGGGGGTACCGATCAGAGCCGGAGCCGCATCTGGGTGGCCGCCGGCTGGCCTGTCCGCGCGGCAAGGTCGTAGGAGGGTCATCGTCCATCAACGGCATGGTCTATGTGCGCGGCCATGCCATGGACTATGACCACTGGGCCGAGAGCGGCGCCGATGGTTGGGCCTATGCGGACGTGTTGCCCTATTTCAAACGGATGGAAGCCTGGGACGGCAATGGCCATGGCGGTGATCCGGCCTGGCGCGGCGCCGATGGGCCGTTGCATGTCACGCGGGGGCCACGCACCAATCCGCTGTTTGCCGCCTTTGTCGAGGCCGGTCGGCAGGCCGGGTACGAGGTGACCGACGACTACAATGGACAAAAGCAGGAGGGCTTTGGCCCCATGGAGCAGACTGTCCACAAGGGGCGGCGCTGGTCTGCGGCCAACGCCTATCTGAAGCCGGCGCTGAAGCGGTCCAACTGCGATCTGGTCCGTGGTTTGGTCGAGCGGGTGGAGATGGCCGATGGCCGCGCCACGGGTATTGTCCTGGCAGGCGGAACCACCGTCAAGGCACGCGTCGAGGTCATCCTTGCGGCGTCGTCCATCAACTCGCCCAAGATCCTCATGTTGTCGGGTATCGGCCCGGGTGCCCATCTGGCCGACCATGGAATTGATGTGGTGGCGGACCGTCCCGGTGTCGGGGCGAACCTGCAGGACCATCTGGAGATGTATATCCAGTATGCCTCCAAACAGCCGATCACGCTGTACAAATACTGGAACCTGTTTTCCAAGGCGCTGATCGGGGCGCAGTGGCTGTTCACCGGCACGGGTCTGGGCGCATCGAACCAGTTTGAAAGCGCCGCCTTCATTCGCAGCCGCGCGGGGGTGCCGTACCCCGACATCCAATACCATTTTTTGCCCATCGCCGTGCGCTATGACGGGCAAACGGCAGCTGATGGGCACGGATTTCAGGCCCATGTCGGCCCGATGCGCTCTCCCTCTCGCGGGGCGGTGACCTTGCGGTCCGCGAACCCCGCCGATGACCCGGTGATCCGGTTCAATTACATGAGCACCCCGCAGGATTGGGAGGATTTCCGCACGTCGATCCGATTGACGCGAGAGATCTTTGGCCAGGACGCTTTTGCCCCATTCGTGAAGCATGAAATCCAGCCGGGCGCCGCCCACCAGAGCGACGCCGCGCTGGATGACATCATCCGCGAACATGCAGAAAGCGCCTATCACCCGTGCGGCACCTGTCGCATGGGCCGCACGGGTGATCCGATGAGCGTGGTCGATCCCCAAGGCCGGGTGATCGGTGTGGAGGCGTTACGCGTTGTGGACAGTTCGGTCTTTCCACGCATCACCAATGGCAACCTGAATGGTCCATCCATCATGACCGGCGAGAAGATGGCCGATCACATCCTGGGCCGCCATCTGCCCCGCAGCAACGATGTGCCCTGGATTCACCCGGATTGGGAAACGGCGCAGCGTTAA
- a CDS encoding multidrug effflux MFS transporter, with amino-acid sequence MQSPPKVRFLDRTTPPHIVTLILLAGVSAMVMNMFLPSLPNMTAYFDTEYRLMQLSVALYLAVSAIMQTIIGPISDNLGRRKVLLWGIALFMLATLGCIYAPNAEVFLFFRMCQAVIAVAMVLSRAIIRDLYDQDHSASMIGYVTMGMAIVPMISPFFGGLLDEAFGWKSVFWLFFLIGGLLLLLVHQDVGETAAPSSKSLIGQFKEYPELLRSPRFWGYSLAAAFCSGSFFAYLGGAPFVGTEVFGMSPAQLGFYFGAPAVGYFVGNGLSGRYATRFGVNRMVLWGSVANLFGTALSLAIFVLGMGTPISFFGMMTFVGLGNGLVIPNATAGMLSVRPHLAGTASGLGGAIMIGGGAALSALAGFLLTPETGAYPLLYIMVLTGIFALAAIGAVYRRERRLAMA; translated from the coding sequence ATGCAATCGCCGCCCAAGGTCCGTTTCCTGGACCGCACGACCCCGCCCCATATTGTAACGCTGATCCTGCTGGCCGGGGTGTCGGCGATGGTCATGAACATGTTCCTGCCCAGCCTGCCGAACATGACTGCTTACTTTGACACCGAATACCGTCTCATGCAGTTGTCCGTGGCGCTCTATCTCGCCGTCTCGGCCATCATGCAGACAATCATCGGGCCGATCTCGGACAATCTGGGGCGTCGCAAGGTGCTGTTATGGGGCATCGCATTGTTCATGCTGGCGACGCTTGGCTGCATCTATGCGCCAAATGCCGAAGTCTTCCTGTTTTTCCGCATGTGCCAGGCCGTTATCGCCGTGGCCATGGTGCTCAGCCGCGCGATCATTCGCGACCTGTACGACCAGGACCACTCGGCTTCGATGATCGGGTATGTGACGATGGGCATGGCAATCGTGCCCATGATCTCGCCCTTCTTCGGCGGCCTTCTGGATGAAGCGTTTGGTTGGAAGTCCGTCTTCTGGCTGTTCTTCCTGATTGGCGGCCTGCTCCTTTTGCTGGTGCACCAGGATGTGGGTGAAACCGCGGCTCCGTCATCCAAATCACTGATCGGCCAATTCAAGGAGTATCCCGAACTCCTGCGCTCGCCGCGCTTCTGGGGCTACTCACTGGCAGCGGCCTTCTGTTCGGGGTCGTTCTTTGCCTATCTGGGCGGCGCGCCCTTCGTGGGCACCGAGGTCTTCGGCATGTCGCCGGCGCAACTGGGGTTCTACTTTGGCGCCCCTGCCGTGGGTTACTTTGTCGGCAATGGGCTCAGCGGGCGCTACGCCACGCGCTTTGGCGTCAACCGCATGGTGCTGTGGGGGTCTGTCGCAAACCTGTTCGGCACCGCATTGTCGCTTGCCATCTTTGTCTTGGGCATGGGCACACCGATCTCGTTCTTCGGGATGATGACCTTCGTGGGCCTCGGCAACGGCCTGGTTATCCCCAATGCAACGGCGGGCATGCTGTCGGTGCGCCCGCACCTGGCCGGCACGGCCTCGGGCCTGGGCGGCGCGATCATGATCGGCGGCGGGGCGGCGCTTTCTGCCCTTGCGGGTTTCCTGCTGACACCCGAAACCGGGGCCTATCCATTGCTCTACATCATGGTCTTGACCGGTATTTTCGCCCTGGCCGCCATCGGCGCCGTCTATCGACGCGAACGGCGGCTTGCGATGGCCTAG
- the betB gene encoding betaine-aldehyde dehydrogenase produces the protein MTYPTQPTASHFIAGEYVEDTEGTPIDVIYPATGEVIGRVHSATPAIIDRALNAARTAQAEWAAMTGTERGRILRRAADIMRARNHDLSVLETYDTGKPYQETSVVDATSGADALEYFGGMAATLTGAHIQLGEDWVYTRREPLGVCVGIGAWNYPTQIASWKGAPALACGNTMVFKPSETTPLCALKVAEILHEAGAPAGVYNVVQGLGDVGAALVGDARVDKVSLTGSVPTGRKVYAAAAEGMKHVTMELGGKSPLIIFDDADVENAVSGAILGNFYSSGQVCSNGTRVFVHKAIKDAFLARLTERLRAAVIGDPQDPETSFGPMVSARQMEIVQGYIAKGQEEGAQLVCGGNRLDRDGFFLEPTVFAGVTDDMTIAREEIFGPVMAVLDFETEEDVLARANDTQFGLAAGVFTRDLARAHRVAAGFEAGTCYINTYNDAPVEAPFGGVKASGVGRENSSAAIEHYSQVKSVYVRMGDLEAPF, from the coding sequence ATGACCTATCCAACCCAACCCACGGCCAGCCATTTTATCGCTGGCGAATATGTCGAAGATACCGAAGGAACGCCCATTGACGTGATTTACCCCGCGACCGGCGAGGTGATCGGGCGTGTCCACTCCGCGACGCCTGCAATCATTGACCGGGCGCTGAATGCAGCGCGTACGGCGCAGGCGGAGTGGGCCGCGATGACCGGCACTGAACGGGGCCGTATACTGCGCCGGGCCGCCGACATCATGCGCGCACGCAACCACGATCTGTCGGTGCTGGAAACCTATGATACGGGCAAGCCATATCAGGAGACGTCCGTGGTGGATGCCACCAGCGGGGCGGATGCGCTGGAATATTTTGGCGGGATGGCCGCGACCCTGACGGGCGCGCATATCCAGCTGGGGGAAGACTGGGTCTATACCCGTCGCGAGCCTTTGGGGGTCTGCGTCGGGATCGGTGCATGGAACTATCCCACGCAGATTGCCAGTTGGAAGGGAGCGCCCGCGCTTGCCTGTGGCAACACCATGGTGTTCAAGCCGTCTGAAACGACGCCGCTATGTGCGCTGAAGGTCGCTGAAATCCTGCACGAGGCGGGTGCGCCTGCCGGCGTCTATAACGTGGTGCAGGGCTTGGGCGATGTGGGCGCGGCATTGGTCGGCGATGCGCGGGTCGACAAGGTATCGCTGACGGGATCGGTGCCGACGGGGCGCAAGGTTTATGCCGCAGCTGCCGAAGGCATGAAGCATGTGACGATGGAGCTGGGCGGCAAGTCGCCCTTGATCATCTTCGACGATGCAGACGTCGAAAACGCCGTGTCGGGGGCAATCCTCGGCAACTTCTATTCCTCGGGCCAGGTCTGTTCCAACGGTACACGTGTCTTTGTGCACAAGGCAATCAAGGACGCCTTCCTCGCACGCCTGACCGAACGGCTGCGTGCGGCCGTGATCGGTGATCCGCAGGATCCTGAAACCAGCTTTGGTCCCATGGTCAGCGCACGGCAGATGGAGATTGTGCAGGGCTACATCGCCAAGGGGCAAGAGGAGGGCGCACAGCTTGTTTGCGGCGGCAACCGGCTGGACCGCGATGGGTTTTTTCTGGAGCCGACCGTCTTTGCGGGCGTGACCGACGACATGACCATCGCGCGGGAAGAGATTTTTGGCCCCGTCATGGCCGTGCTGGATTTCGAGACCGAGGAGGATGTGCTGGCCCGGGCCAATGACACACAATTCGGTCTGGCGGCGGGCGTGTTCACCCGCGACCTGGCGCGCGCGCACCGTGTGGCTGCCGGGTTCGAGGCGGGGACCTGTTATATCAACACCTATAATGACGCGCCGGTCGAGGCGCCCTTTGGTGGTGTGAAAGCCTCTGGCGTCGGGCGCGAGAATTCGAGCGCAGCCATCGAGCATTACAGTCAGGTGAAGTCGGTCTATGTGCGCATGGGCGATCTGGAGGCCCCGTTCTGA
- the betC gene encoding choline-sulfatase: MTQPNILIFMVDQLNGTLFPDGPVDWLHAPNLKNLAARSTRFRNAYTASPLCAPGRAAFMSGQLPSATGVYDNAAEFPSAIPTYAHHLRRAGYQTCLSGKMHFVGPDQLHGFEERLTTDVYPPDFGWTPDYRKPGERIDWWYHNMGSVTGAGVAEITNQLEFDDEVAYHATRKIYDLGRGHDARPWCLTVSFTHPHDPYVARRKYWDLYKDCDHLMPEVGPIPYADQDPHSQRILDANDRDNFNISDDDIRRSRRAYFANISYLDDKIGEVLEALEGTRQEAIILFVSDHGDMLGARGLWFKMSFYEGSARVPLMIAAPSMAPGLVTDPVSNIDVCPTLCDLAGVDMSDVMPWTTGQSLVPQGQGVERTEPVAMEYAAEASYAPMVSLRYGKWKFNRCALDPDQLFDLDADPQELTNLADVPAHQGTLAQLQAKADARWDLDRFDAEVRASQARRWVVYEALRKGGYFPWDYQPLQKASERYMRNHMDLNVLEENQRFPRGE, encoded by the coding sequence ATGACCCAGCCCAACATCCTGATCTTCATGGTGGATCAATTGAACGGCACGCTTTTCCCCGATGGGCCTGTCGATTGGCTGCATGCGCCGAACCTGAAGAACCTCGCCGCGCGGTCCACCCGCTTCCGCAACGCCTACACCGCCTCACCCCTGTGCGCGCCGGGGCGCGCGGCCTTCATGTCCGGCCAATTGCCCAGTGCAACGGGCGTCTACGACAACGCGGCGGAATTCCCGTCCGCCATCCCCACCTATGCCCACCATCTGCGGCGCGCAGGCTATCAGACGTGCCTGTCGGGCAAGATGCACTTTGTCGGTCCCGACCAGTTGCATGGGTTCGAGGAACGGCTGACCACGGATGTCTATCCGCCCGATTTCGGCTGGACGCCGGATTATCGCAAGCCGGGCGAGCGGATCGACTGGTGGTATCACAACATGGGGTCGGTCACGGGCGCGGGTGTCGCCGAGATCACCAACCAGCTCGAGTTCGATGACGAGGTGGCGTATCACGCGACCCGCAAGATCTATGATCTGGGGCGCGGCCACGATGCGCGGCCCTGGTGTTTGACCGTCAGCTTCACACATCCGCATGATCCTTACGTGGCGCGCAGAAAATACTGGGACCTTTACAAGGACTGCGACCACCTGATGCCCGAGGTGGGCCCGATCCCCTACGCGGATCAGGACCCACATTCGCAGCGCATCCTCGATGCCAACGACCGGGACAATTTCAACATCTCGGATGACGACATCCGCCGGTCGCGGCGCGCATATTTTGCCAATATCTCCTATCTCGACGACAAGATCGGCGAAGTGCTGGAAGCGTTGGAAGGTACGCGGCAAGAGGCGATCATCCTGTTTGTCTCTGATCACGGCGACATGCTGGGCGCGCGGGGGCTGTGGTTCAAGATGTCCTTCTATGAAGGGTCCGCGCGGGTGCCATTGATGATCGCGGCCCCGTCGATGGCGCCGGGCCTTGTCACTGACCCGGTGTCCAATATCGACGTGTGCCCCACGCTGTGCGATCTGGCGGGCGTGGACATGTCAGACGTGATGCCATGGACCACCGGACAGTCGCTGGTGCCGCAGGGGCAGGGGGTGGAACGCACCGAACCCGTCGCGATGGAATACGCGGCCGAGGCGTCCTACGCCCCGATGGTGTCGCTGCGATACGGCAAGTGGAAATTCAACCGCTGTGCGCTGGACCCGGATCAGCTCTTTGACCTCGATGCCGATCCGCAAGAGTTGACCAACCTTGCCGACGTTCCCGCCCATCAGGGAACGCTGGCGCAATTGCAGGCCAAGGCCGACGCCCGGTGGGACCTTGACCGGTTCGACGCCGAGGTGCGCGCCAGTCAGGCCCGCCGCTGGGTTGTTTACGAGGCGCTGCGAAAGGGGGGCTATTTTCCCTGGGATTACCAACCGCTGCAAAAGGCCTCGGAACGGTACATGCGCAACCACATGGACCTGAACGTGCTGGAAGAGAACCAGCGATTCCCACGGGGCGAATAG
- a CDS encoding thermonuclease family protein, with amino-acid sequence MLRLCSVLVLLLLPNLAGADIRGIVRVIDADTIDVGGIRIRLHAIDAPEIGQSCKTEQGLPFACGAWVTGQVRAMYEGRQVTCQPRDTDRHGRTVAKCAVAGSDMGAEIVAAGLAFAYRKYGMDYDLDEKSAYVADRGLHGVRVQSPAQFRQTRANGRIPPDPACRIKGNISPNGYIFHMPGQDFYERTGINEARGERWFCSAAQARQAGWRPARR; translated from the coding sequence ATGTTAAGACTTTGTTCCGTTCTTGTTCTCCTGCTTTTGCCCAACCTCGCGGGCGCAGACATTCGCGGCATTGTGCGGGTCATTGATGCGGACACGATTGATGTGGGCGGCATCCGCATTCGCCTGCACGCCATTGATGCGCCTGAGATCGGCCAGTCTTGCAAGACCGAACAGGGCCTGCCCTTTGCATGCGGCGCGTGGGTCACGGGGCAGGTGCGTGCGATGTACGAGGGCAGACAGGTCACGTGCCAGCCGCGCGATACGGACCGGCATGGGCGGACGGTGGCCAAATGTGCGGTTGCAGGATCGGACATGGGGGCCGAGATCGTGGCAGCCGGGTTGGCCTTTGCCTATCGCAAGTATGGCATGGACTATGACCTTGATGAAAAGTCGGCCTATGTGGCGGATCGGGGCTTGCACGGAGTCCGGGTGCAATCGCCCGCGCAGTTCCGGCAGACGCGGGCCAATGGGCGGATACCACCCGACCCGGCATGCCGGATCAAGGGCAATATTTCGCCCAACGGATACATCTTTCACATGCCAGGGCAGGACTTCTATGAGCGGACCGGCATAAACGAGGCGCGGGGCGAGCGGTGGTTCTGTTCGGCGGCGCAGGCGCGACAGGCCGGGTGGCGTCCGGCGCGGCGATGA
- a CDS encoding DUF6497 family protein — protein MWEWVRGCGSALMLSAMPALAYDVPSGQPVTLSEVLVDQVGTEAWLRFRFVAPDIARGAGAVSYADAEADFQALCDGFALGYMTEFDLSADVVVISLMDRPVPFGTSDPDATQFFEAYRIGPEGCVWEAF, from the coding sequence TTGTGGGAATGGGTCCGGGGCTGCGGTTCGGCACTGATGCTGTCGGCCATGCCAGCCTTGGCTTATGATGTACCGTCAGGTCAGCCTGTCACCTTGTCCGAAGTTCTGGTTGATCAGGTCGGCACAGAGGCGTGGCTGCGATTTCGTTTTGTGGCGCCGGATATCGCGCGGGGCGCCGGCGCCGTGTCATATGCCGATGCCGAAGCGGATTTTCAGGCGCTTTGCGACGGGTTCGCGCTGGGCTACATGACTGAATTTGACCTGAGCGCGGATGTGGTCGTGATTTCGTTGATGGACCGGCCCGTGCCCTTCGGCACGTCCGATCCGGACGCCACCCAATTCTTCGAAGCGTATCGCATTGGCCCCGAGGGCTGTGTCTGGGAGGCGTTCTGA